A window of the Desulforapulum autotrophicum HRM2 genome harbors these coding sequences:
- a CDS encoding DUF2958 domain-containing protein, with amino-acid sequence MWNTPTPEQLATIPRLYETEHIPMKDKIVHFHFFIGGCDWFVVEFDGVDTFFGFAILHGDLRNAEWGYASLNELKSIKAKGYLEIDCDFYWKPRPAWQVELICKAQGWPFTTMNNSQKGENQWHTLPN; translated from the coding sequence ATGTGGAACACACCAACACCTGAACAATTGGCAACTATCCCGAGACTCTATGAGACAGAACACATACCCATGAAGGACAAAATCGTTCATTTCCATTTCTTCATCGGCGGCTGCGACTGGTTTGTTGTTGAGTTCGATGGGGTAGATACCTTCTTTGGCTTTGCCATTCTCCATGGAGATTTGCGTAATGCGGAATGGGGCTATGCCAGTCTCAATGAACTGAAATCCATCAAGGCAAAGGGGTATCTTGAGATTGATTGCGATTTCTACTGGAAGCCCAGACCTGCCTGGCAAGTGGAACTCATCTGTAAGGCCCAGGGATGGCCATTTACCACCATGAACAACTCTCAGAAAGGGGAAAACCAATGGCATACACTCCCGAATTAA
- a CDS encoding class I SAM-dependent DNA methyltransferase, producing the protein MIGKYELELDIIQNRRLDPFMNIEKLEENVQMLVANLVEETFIYDLLLAYNQPKASITRLQKGDYNLSKNPGEIIWKKKLFFKKETDSDLHDLIDRLKKDPGITKHHPRFIIVTDFKTLLSVDTKTEDTLDVPIMDLSKFYDFFLPWSGMEKSQFQSENPADIKAAERMGKLYDLILEDNPTENERDRHSLNIFLSRLLFCFFAEDTGIFADDQFTNALASHTGQDGRDLQTYFQKFFKVLNLPERSDYPKFLQDFPYVNGGLFADDYPVPTFSTKSRKIIIECGALNWKAINPDIFGSMIQAVVHNDQRSGLGMHYTSVVNIMKVIEPLFLNDLYSDLERAGDNKKKLLKLLDRLCHLRIFDPACGSGNFLIIAYKELCKIEIEIFKQLEGKQLTLFSNIKLTQFYGIELDDFAHETAKLSLWLAEHQMNLAFKEVFGQIRPTLPLKDGGNIVCGNATRLNWEEVCPKGNEIYILGNPPYLGYSLQSKEQKEDLSKVFLNMKKYKVLDYIACWFFLAARYIQKSKAQFAFVSTNSICQGEQAAILWPYLFNLKCEINFAHQSFKWTNNAKGNAGVICIIVGMRNLNTNPKLIFNGAICRNVKNINPYLKNAKNITISKRHSPLSSIPEMLRGNGAVDGGHLSLTALEYNNLLENKPEAGCFLKKMMGSAEFINDKLRYCLWIENDDLTEAQSFTEIRSRIEKVKLFRLNSKKKATIKNALTSHRFAEARYSQQNSIIIPRVSSERRHYIPIGFLKSDTIILDSAFAIYDPPLYIFAIISSRIHMAWVRTVAGRLKTDYRYSSALCYNTFPFPKITEAVKTRLEDHVFKVLDEREQHPEKTLAQLYDPDKMPDGLRQAHHEMDLAVESCYRSHPFKSDEERLEFLFKLYEEMIEAEKS; encoded by the coding sequence ATGATCGGGAAATATGAATTAGAGTTGGATATCATCCAAAATAGAAGGTTGGACCCATTTATGAATATTGAGAAATTAGAAGAAAATGTTCAAATGCTTGTAGCGAATCTTGTCGAAGAAACATTTATCTATGACCTGTTGCTCGCATACAATCAGCCTAAAGCCTCTATCACCCGATTACAAAAAGGTGATTATAATCTTTCGAAAAACCCTGGGGAAATTATCTGGAAGAAGAAGCTCTTTTTTAAAAAAGAAACCGATAGTGATCTACATGACCTGATTGACAGGTTAAAGAAAGACCCTGGCATTACCAAACATCATCCTCGTTTCATCATTGTTACCGATTTCAAGACCCTATTATCGGTAGACACTAAAACTGAAGATACTTTAGATGTACCTATTATGGATTTATCGAAATTTTATGATTTCTTCCTGCCCTGGTCGGGAATGGAGAAGTCACAGTTTCAGAGTGAAAATCCTGCGGACATTAAGGCCGCTGAACGTATGGGCAAACTCTATGATCTCATACTGGAAGATAACCCAACCGAAAATGAGAGAGATAGGCATTCTCTAAACATCTTTCTATCTCGCCTACTGTTCTGTTTCTTTGCTGAAGATACCGGTATTTTTGCTGATGACCAGTTCACCAATGCGTTGGCTTCCCATACTGGTCAGGATGGTAGGGATTTGCAAACTTATTTTCAAAAATTCTTCAAGGTGCTCAATTTACCTGAACGTTCGGACTATCCAAAATTTTTACAAGATTTTCCCTATGTCAATGGCGGTTTGTTTGCAGATGATTACCCAGTTCCGACATTCAGTACAAAATCGAGAAAGATCATTATCGAATGTGGAGCTCTTAACTGGAAAGCAATCAATCCTGATATTTTTGGTTCCATGATTCAGGCCGTCGTGCATAATGACCAGCGTAGCGGTTTAGGGATGCATTATACTTCGGTAGTCAACATTATGAAGGTGATTGAACCGCTGTTTCTGAATGATCTTTATTCTGATCTGGAGCGGGCAGGGGATAATAAGAAAAAGTTGTTGAAATTGTTGGATAGACTTTGCCACTTACGCATATTTGATCCAGCCTGTGGGTCAGGAAATTTTTTGATTATTGCATACAAGGAGCTCTGCAAAATTGAAATTGAGATTTTTAAGCAGTTGGAAGGAAAACAGCTTACATTATTTAGCAATATCAAGCTCACCCAGTTTTACGGGATCGAGCTTGATGACTTTGCCCATGAGACTGCCAAACTCTCGCTGTGGCTAGCAGAGCATCAGATGAACCTTGCTTTTAAAGAGGTCTTTGGCCAGATTCGCCCAACATTACCATTAAAGGATGGGGGAAATATTGTTTGTGGCAATGCAACGCGGCTAAATTGGGAGGAGGTGTGTCCAAAAGGAAATGAAATATATATTTTAGGGAACCCGCCGTATTTAGGCTATAGTCTTCAATCAAAAGAACAAAAGGAAGACTTATCTAAAGTGTTTCTGAATATGAAAAAGTATAAAGTCTTAGACTATATCGCTTGCTGGTTTTTTCTTGCTGCAAGATACATTCAAAAATCAAAGGCTCAGTTTGCTTTTGTTTCTACTAATTCAATATGCCAAGGAGAACAAGCGGCAATTCTATGGCCTTATCTTTTTAACTTGAAATGTGAAATTAACTTTGCTCACCAGTCGTTCAAATGGACAAATAATGCTAAAGGCAATGCAGGTGTAATATGTATTATTGTGGGGATGAGAAATCTAAATACAAATCCCAAATTGATATTTAATGGAGCAATCTGCCGTAACGTAAAAAATATCAATCCATATTTAAAAAATGCTAAAAATATTACTATTTCAAAAAGGCATTCACCTCTTTCATCAATTCCTGAGATGTTACGTGGGAACGGGGCTGTTGATGGGGGGCATTTATCGTTAACGGCATTAGAATATAATAACCTATTGGAAAACAAACCAGAAGCTGGGTGCTTTTTAAAAAAGATGATGGGTTCTGCAGAATTTATAAATGATAAACTGCGATATTGTTTGTGGATAGAAAATGATGATTTAACGGAAGCGCAATCATTTACAGAAATTAGGTCAAGGATAGAAAAGGTTAAACTGTTTCGATTGAACAGTAAAAAAAAAGCAACAATAAAAAATGCATTAACTTCGCACCGTTTTGCAGAAGCAAGATATAGTCAACAAAATTCTATCATTATTCCAAGAGTTTCATCTGAAAGAAGGCACTATATTCCAATAGGTTTTCTTAAAAGTGATACCATCATTCTGGATTCTGCTTTTGCAATATACGATCCACCGCTTTACATTTTTGCCATAATCTCTTCTCGTATACACATGGCATGGGTCCGAACTGTGGCTGGTCGTCTTAAAACTGATTATCGCTACTCTTCAGCTCTCTGTTACAACACTTTTCCCTTTCCGAAAATAACTGAAGCAGTGAAAACAAGACTCGAAGATCATGTTTTCAAGGTACTGGACGAACGGGAACAACACCCTGAAAAGACATTGGCACAACTCTATGACCCCGACAAAATGCCCGATGGTTTACGTCAAGCTCACCATGAAATGGATTTGGCAGTAGAAAGTTGTTATCGAAGCCATCCATTTAAAAGTGATGAAGAACGTTTGGAGTTTCTTTTTAAACTTTATGAAGAAATGATCGAAGCTGAAAAAAGCTAA
- a CDS encoding JAB domain-containing protein, whose amino-acid sequence MKKARVMEQPPEYKQINLFGEPKTNTKPSKKFISVYRVSLVRDKGIKFGRESLSGPKQAQKIMKSLIEMQGQPDREQFCILMLNAKNKIIGLNIVSTGSLSSATVHPREVLKPAILANSSAMILCHNHPSGTLTPSPEDIAITKRIIQASDIMGITVHEHLIINMDDDSFYSFSENGLIQDMYNESI is encoded by the coding sequence ATGAAAAAGGCAAGGGTCATGGAACAGCCACCGGAATACAAGCAGATAAATTTATTTGGCGAACCTAAGACGAACACAAAACCCAGCAAGAAGTTTATCTCTGTTTACCGGGTCTCCCTGGTTCGAGATAAAGGCATAAAGTTTGGTCGGGAATCATTGAGTGGGCCTAAGCAGGCTCAGAAGATAATGAAATCTCTAATTGAGATGCAGGGGCAGCCAGATCGGGAGCAGTTCTGTATCTTGATGCTAAATGCTAAGAACAAAATTATAGGCTTAAATATCGTTTCTACAGGAAGCCTCTCTTCTGCCACTGTTCATCCAAGGGAGGTATTAAAACCAGCAATTCTGGCTAATTCCTCAGCCATGATTCTCTGTCATAACCACCCCAGTGGCACCCTTACTCCATCCCCTGAAGACATAGCCATCACAAAAAGGATCATCCAGGCTTCCGATATTATGGGAATAACTGTCCACGAACATCTCATCATAAATATGGACGATGATTCCTTCTATAGCTTTTCAGAAAATGGGTTGATTCAGGATATGTACAACGAATCAATCTGA